From Paenibacillus sp. PK3_47, the proteins below share one genomic window:
- the uraH gene encoding hydroxyisourate hydrolase, with translation MSGRVTTHVLDLSQGTPAAGIALQLWRLEDSGGRQLLREALTNSDGRLDAPLLEGTELDPGCYELLFMAGQYFRKGSSGYSGNGETAGGHDSFFLEEIPVRFNIADSSVHYHVPLLVAPGGYSTYRGS, from the coding sequence ATGAGCGGCCGGGTGACCACTCATGTGCTGGATCTGTCGCAGGGCACACCCGCTGCCGGAATTGCGCTCCAGCTGTGGAGGCTCGAGGATTCAGGCGGCAGGCAGCTGCTGCGGGAGGCCTTAACGAACAGCGACGGACGGCTGGATGCCCCGCTGCTGGAAGGTACGGAGCTTGATCCAGGCTGCTATGAGCTGCTATTTATGGCCGGGCAATATTTCCGTAAGGGCAGTTCAGGGTATAGCGGAAACGGAGAAACGGCAGGCGGCCACGACAGCTTTTTTCTCGAAGAAATACCGGTCCGGTTCAACATAGCTGATTCTTCAGTCCACTATCATGTTCCGCTGCTGGTTGCGCCTGGGGGATACAGTACGTACCGGGGAAGCTGA
- a CDS encoding M20 family metallo-hydrolase, with protein MNARSAEAPAPGMMELLEALSAFSAPGPGITRLLYTPEWCSAQHFLRQRMAEAGLEVTTDRVGNVFGRLSGSDPEGKVILTGSHIDTVRSGGKYDGAYGVAAAVTALKVLRERYGQPLRSLAAVSFCEEEGSRFPLTFWGSGHVTGLYDGSEAQACADTDGVTIQTAMAACGLGGGPDVSTALREDIGGYVELHIEQGIVLEQSGQQIGVVQAIAGQRRMTVKVGGTANHAGTTPMPLRRDALAGAAEMLVELERSAVLAGDPLVATSGRLETFPGTPNVIPGEVRFTLDIRHSEAETLDSFCAGVCRAFKSIADKRGLALEMATSLSTAPAPMDLEMCRTLEHICRKQGRSYRTMISGAGHDAQLFVPRCPTAMIFVPSRAGISHSPEEFSSPEELAAGLEVLIAMLYEMAYKES; from the coding sequence ATGAATGCGCGGAGTGCAGAAGCGCCGGCACCCGGGATGATGGAACTACTGGAGGCGCTGTCGGCATTCAGCGCTCCCGGACCGGGAATTACCCGGCTGCTGTATACGCCGGAGTGGTGCTCCGCGCAGCATTTCCTCCGCCAAAGGATGGCGGAAGCGGGGCTGGAAGTCACAACAGACCGGGTGGGCAACGTTTTTGGAAGGCTTAGCGGTTCTGACCCGGAAGGCAAAGTGATTCTGACCGGTTCGCATATCGATACGGTGCGCAGCGGCGGCAAATATGACGGGGCTTACGGAGTGGCGGCTGCCGTGACGGCACTGAAGGTTCTGCGTGAGCGTTACGGCCAGCCCCTGCGGAGCCTTGCGGCTGTATCCTTCTGCGAGGAAGAGGGCAGCCGTTTCCCGCTGACCTTCTGGGGCTCGGGCCATGTTACCGGTCTCTATGACGGCAGTGAGGCGCAGGCTTGTGCCGATACCGATGGAGTAACCATACAAACGGCAATGGCGGCATGCGGGCTGGGCGGCGGGCCTGATGTAAGCACTGCTCTCCGGGAGGACATCGGAGGTTATGTGGAGCTGCATATTGAACAGGGGATTGTCCTGGAGCAGTCCGGACAGCAGATCGGGGTTGTGCAGGCTATAGCGGGTCAGAGACGCATGACCGTGAAGGTCGGCGGCACTGCCAATCATGCCGGGACAACGCCGATGCCGCTGCGCCGGGACGCGCTTGCCGGTGCCGCAGAAATGCTGGTTGAACTGGAGCGCTCGGCTGTCCTTGCAGGAGATCCGCTTGTAGCTACATCGGGCAGGCTGGAGACCTTCCCCGGAACGCCGAATGTCATTCCGGGCGAAGTCCGCTTTACGCTGGATATCCGCCACAGTGAGGCGGAAACGCTGGACAGCTTTTGCGCCGGAGTATGCAGGGCATTTAAAAGTATCGCTGATAAGCGCGGACTGGCACTTGAAATGGCGACTTCGTTATCGACTGCTCCCGCACCGATGGATCTGGAAATGTGCAGGACGCTGGAGCACATCTGCCGGAAGCAAGGCCGGAGTTACCGCACGATGATCAGCGGTGCGGGCCATGATGCCCAGCTGTTCGTGCCCCGCTGCCCGACTGCGATGATATTTGTGCCCAGCCGGGCCGGAATCAGCCATTCCCCGGAGGAGTTCAGCTCTCCGGAAGAGCTGGCGGCCGGGCTGGAAGTGTTAATAGCTATGTTATATGAAATGGCCTATAAAGAGAGCTGA
- a CDS encoding (2Fe-2S)-binding protein, with protein MSDNYEPGMNDTLTETAAAVDTGTAFRLNCTVNGRPVSAEVAPARRLLNILREDLELTGTKRSCEIGRCGACMVLIDGKPVNSCLTMAYQCSDAQITTIEGLSEAGLHPVQQAFLEEGGFQCGYCTPGMVISVVGLLDENPRPSQEDIEEALSGNICRCTGYGGILRAVNKAIEGGVQG; from the coding sequence ATGTCAGATAACTATGAGCCTGGCATGAACGATACATTAACGGAAACAGCAGCAGCGGTTGATACCGGGACTGCGTTCCGGCTGAACTGCACGGTTAACGGCCGTCCGGTATCGGCCGAAGTTGCACCGGCACGCCGCCTGCTGAACATCTTGCGGGAGGACCTGGAGCTGACCGGAACGAAGCGTTCCTGCGAGATCGGCCGCTGCGGCGCCTGCATGGTGCTGATTGACGGCAAGCCGGTCAATTCCTGTCTGACGATGGCGTACCAATGCAGCGATGCGCAGATTACAACAATAGAAGGCCTGAGTGAAGCAGGACTGCATCCGGTGCAGCAGGCTTTTCTGGAAGAAGGCGGGTTTCAGTGCGGTTACTGTACACCGGGAATGGTGATTTCGGTTGTCGGACTGCTGGATGAGAATCCGCGGCCCTCTCAGGAGGATATAGAAGAAGCTCTATCAGGCAATATCTGCCGCTGTACCGGCTACGGCGGGATTCTGCGGGCAGTGAACAAAGCAATAGAAGGCGGGGTGCAGGGATGA
- a CDS encoding alanine--glyoxylate aminotransferase family protein, producing the protein MKRYEDLAPSLRCIMTPGPVEVDPRVLRAMSFPVLGQFDPEFTDIMNETMEMLRQLFNTRNKWAYPVNGTSRSGIEAVMVSLIAPGDRVLIPVFGRFGHLLHEIAERCGAEVFTVETSWGSVFAPQEVISAIEKFKPDVVAVVHGETSTGRVQPLAEIGQACRRHDALLIVDAVATIGGVPVETDAWMLDAVVGGTQKCLSVPSGMAPVTYNDRAEAKLLKRKQIERGLRAADVRRSELPVVRSNYLDLGMLQDYWGPQRLNHHTEMTSMLYALREGLRLVLEEGLEARHARHILHEQALVAGLAAMGLQLYGDPDCKLTVVTCVIIPEGVDGESVQSMLLGRFGIEIASSFGPLKGQIWRIGTMGFSCRGNNVLRLLGALEAVLLRHGYDLPCGLGVQAALDVYEAKVR; encoded by the coding sequence ATGAAGCGGTACGAAGATTTGGCGCCGTCCTTGCGGTGTATTATGACCCCGGGACCGGTGGAGGTCGATCCGCGAGTGCTGCGGGCGATGTCGTTTCCGGTGCTGGGCCAGTTCGATCCTGAATTCACCGATATTATGAATGAAACAATGGAGATGCTGCGCCAGCTGTTCAATACACGGAACAAGTGGGCTTACCCCGTCAACGGCACCTCCCGCTCCGGAATTGAAGCGGTTATGGTCAGCCTGATTGCTCCGGGGGACCGGGTGCTGATTCCGGTATTTGGCCGTTTCGGCCACCTGCTGCATGAGATTGCCGAACGCTGCGGAGCAGAGGTGTTCACGGTCGAGACTTCCTGGGGCAGTGTTTTCGCTCCGCAGGAAGTAATATCTGCTATCGAAAAATTCAAACCTGATGTAGTGGCTGTCGTACACGGTGAAACCTCGACCGGACGTGTTCAGCCGCTTGCAGAGATCGGGCAGGCCTGCCGCAGGCATGACGCCCTGCTGATTGTCGATGCCGTGGCAACGATCGGCGGTGTGCCGGTCGAGACGGATGCCTGGATGCTGGATGCCGTGGTCGGCGGTACCCAAAAATGCCTGTCCGTCCCCTCCGGTATGGCACCGGTCACGTATAATGATCGCGCCGAAGCGAAGCTGCTGAAACGCAAGCAGATCGAACGCGGATTGCGGGCGGCAGATGTCCGGAGGAGTGAACTGCCTGTTGTGCGCAGCAACTATCTCGATCTTGGCATGCTGCAGGACTACTGGGGTCCGCAGCGGCTCAATCACCATACCGAGATGACCTCCATGCTGTATGCGCTGCGGGAAGGGCTGCGGCTGGTGCTGGAGGAGGGGCTTGAGGCCCGCCATGCCAGACATATTCTCCATGAGCAGGCGCTGGTAGCGGGACTGGCAGCAATGGGGCTGCAGCTGTATGGAGATCCGGATTGCAAATTGACTGTAGTCACTTGTGTGATCATCCCTGAAGGAGTGGACGGGGAATCGGTGCAGAGCATGCTGCTCGGCCGCTTCGGGATTGAAATCGCCAGCTCCTTTGGGCCGCTCAAGGGACAGATCTGGCGCATCGGCACAATGGGATTCAGCTGCCGCGGGAATAATGTGCTACGCCTGCTCGGTGCACTGGAGGCTGTGCTTTTGCGGCATGGTTATGATCTTCCCTGCGGGCTTGGCGTACAGGCGGCACTTGACGTATATGAGGCAAAAGTAAGATAA
- the uraD gene encoding 2-oxo-4-hydroxy-4-carboxy-5-ureidoimidazoline decarboxylase, which yields MTGQKELLTLDEINRMNKTEFVAALGGIFEHSPWVAEGAYGQIPFHSVEQLHGAMLETAREAGEEQIAGLLRAHPDLATRLKVTPLSAAEQQGAGLDRLTPEEFRQLTDLNAAYTEKFRFPFILAVRGKNKDDIIAAITERVQRPHQEEWEQALAEIGKITFFRLNDLVTGPREASV from the coding sequence ATGACAGGGCAGAAAGAGCTTTTAACGCTGGATGAGATTAACCGGATGAATAAGACGGAGTTTGTTGCTGCACTGGGCGGTATCTTTGAACACTCCCCCTGGGTTGCCGAGGGAGCCTACGGGCAGATTCCCTTTCATTCTGTGGAACAGCTTCACGGGGCGATGCTTGAAACCGCCAGAGAGGCTGGAGAGGAGCAGATTGCCGGGCTGCTGAGAGCCCACCCTGATCTGGCGACAAGGCTTAAAGTAACTCCGCTGTCGGCGGCAGAGCAGCAGGGAGCGGGCCTGGACCGGCTGACCCCCGAGGAATTCCGGCAGTTGACGGATTTGAATGCAGCGTACACGGAGAAATTCCGGTTTCCGTTCATTCTGGCTGTACGCGGCAAAAACAAGGATGACATTATCGCGGCGATCACGGAACGGGTTCAGCGTCCGCATCAAGAGGAATGGGAGCAGGCGCTTGCTGAAATCGGCAAAATCACCTTCTTCCGGCTGAACGATCTGGTTACCGGACCGCGGGAGGCTTCTGTATGA
- a CDS encoding allantoinase has product MKESYELVIRNGDVVLPGEVLKLDIGIKGGKIAALGEDLSVSGDTRVIDAQGQYVLPGMVDMHVHFNEPALGHWEGFRSGSAALAAGGCTCYADMPLNGNPPTVNKAALQLKAEAAAGNSAVDYVLWGGLVPGNLEDLEELAAAGVTGFKAFISNPGGEGEGRFREVDDDTLYQGMKRIAALGGILALHAESEEMTSALAADAVRSGKTGAHDFAASRPPEAELEAVARALLYSERTGCRLHFVHISTAAAIEMIHAARLRGLDVTAETCPHYLVLEEKDMEALGPVAKCAPPLRSSEEREKLWKVLAEGKIDLIASDHSPCPTELKTATGLTFFEAWGGISGAQSSLELMFHEGVQVRGLPVTQISALLSERPARRFGLEQRKGSIRQGLDADLVLLDPQASYTLAAEDLFYRHQHSPYTGMNLSCKVTATICRGTVVYTAEAGVIAAGGGEWLRSSEGQPVL; this is encoded by the coding sequence ATGAAAGAGTCCTATGAGCTTGTGATCAGGAATGGCGATGTAGTGCTGCCCGGTGAAGTGCTTAAGCTGGATATCGGGATAAAGGGCGGGAAGATTGCCGCCCTGGGTGAAGATCTATCTGTCAGCGGGGATACCAGGGTCATTGATGCACAAGGTCAATATGTGCTTCCCGGCATGGTCGATATGCATGTACACTTTAATGAACCTGCACTGGGCCACTGGGAAGGGTTCCGCAGCGGTTCGGCTGCACTTGCGGCAGGCGGCTGCACCTGCTACGCCGATATGCCGCTGAACGGCAATCCGCCTACCGTCAACAAGGCTGCGCTGCAGCTCAAGGCGGAGGCCGCTGCCGGAAATTCTGCGGTTGATTATGTGCTGTGGGGCGGGCTTGTTCCCGGCAATCTGGAGGATCTGGAGGAGCTGGCAGCCGCCGGAGTTACCGGCTTCAAGGCTTTTATCTCCAACCCCGGAGGCGAAGGGGAAGGCCGGTTCCGGGAAGTGGACGATGACACGCTGTATCAGGGCATGAAGAGAATCGCCGCCCTGGGCGGGATTCTGGCCCTGCATGCGGAGAGTGAGGAAATGACATCAGCGCTCGCCGCTGATGCTGTGCGCAGCGGGAAGACCGGGGCGCACGACTTCGCCGCCAGCCGGCCGCCCGAGGCCGAATTGGAAGCTGTAGCCCGGGCGCTGCTGTACAGTGAGCGGACCGGCTGCCGGCTGCATTTTGTCCATATCAGTACTGCGGCGGCAATCGAGATGATTCACGCAGCGAGGCTGCGCGGTCTGGATGTGACTGCAGAGACGTGTCCGCATTATCTGGTGCTGGAGGAGAAGGACATGGAGGCACTCGGGCCGGTGGCCAAATGCGCACCTCCGCTGCGCAGCAGCGAAGAACGGGAGAAGCTGTGGAAGGTCCTGGCTGAAGGCAAAATTGACCTTATTGCGTCCGATCATTCCCCTTGTCCCACGGAGCTGAAGACTGCGACGGGCCTGACGTTTTTTGAAGCCTGGGGCGGAATTTCCGGAGCCCAGAGCAGTCTGGAGCTGATGTTCCATGAAGGTGTACAGGTGCGCGGATTGCCGGTTACACAGATTTCGGCGCTGCTGTCGGAGCGGCCTGCACGCCGTTTCGGGCTGGAGCAGCGCAAGGGCTCCATCAGGCAGGGGCTGGATGCCGATCTGGTGCTGCTTGATCCCCAGGCTTCCTACACGCTTGCGGCAGAAGATTTGTTCTACCGTCATCAGCACAGCCCTTATACAGGTATGAACTTATCCTGTAAGGTCACTGCAACAATCTGCCGCGGCACGGTTGTGTACACCGCCGAAGCCGGTGTGATTGCCGCAGGCGGCGGGGAATGGCTGCGCAGTTCCGAAGGGCAGCCGGTCTTATGA
- the pucD gene encoding xanthine dehydrogenase subunit D, with protein MLLNKESSGSRWRTRPDGQGKVSGKLQYLTDMSAEGMLTGRVLRSHQAHARILSIRTGKAQEVPGVHAVITHEDVPGLNGFGIALPHQPVFCSDRVRYTGDAIAAVAADSDEIAEYALSLIEVDYELLPLLEDAEEAMQPEAILLHEEGNVLHRTEYRKGDPEAAFAGCAYVVEETYWTPRQMHTYMETEGGLFIPESNGRLTVYSATQHGLMDRKQLSRILAIPEADIRVISSPIGGSFGGKDELNVQPYGALLALRTRRPVRLHNSRAESVRAGLKRHPMKISMKTGCNSEGIITAHKVRIISDTGAYATLGAEVLNFATEHVVGPYQIGHVEVEGFAVYTNNGVSGEFRGFGGNQAIFALEGQVDRLAEQLQLDPWELRRRNMRRYGDPGPLGQEIAQTHGAMQVWEALAASPLMKEAAGLRADAGEETAGAEACGVPAAKPAEPWIVTGTGAAMAMHGAGLGYGIPDPAGGRLVLALDGRIEAVFGYEEFGQGLIATLEQMLIEQFGFAASDLRIIIGDTDVVPDSGSSTASRSTSMMWMALRRLHPGFTAQLLEAAAAASGIPAEGLKLGPGGIWPEEGGMLLSYKELAQGMAEPMVCETVFNYPTTSLERVGAHFLYTYSAIAVKVEINLLTGRVRVTDQYHAVAAGPVANPQGYLGQIEGGSSMAVGFTLSEDAVMAGGSYVTKNMDTYLVPTIADMNGSIQVQAIEDLPDHDTFGPRGIGEVGSVNLAPAVASAVFQAVRKRVNRLPIEPEWLQDTPFIPQKAVKTYVR; from the coding sequence ATGCTGCTGAACAAGGAATCCAGCGGGAGCCGCTGGCGCACAAGGCCGGACGGTCAGGGGAAAGTATCCGGCAAGCTGCAGTATCTAACCGACATGAGCGCTGAGGGGATGCTGACCGGACGCGTGCTGCGCAGTCATCAGGCCCATGCCCGCATCCTGTCCATCCGCACGGGAAAAGCGCAGGAGGTCCCCGGGGTGCATGCGGTTATTACGCATGAGGATGTTCCCGGCCTGAACGGCTTCGGCATTGCCCTGCCGCATCAGCCGGTCTTTTGCAGCGACCGTGTCCGCTACACCGGTGATGCCATTGCTGCGGTTGCGGCAGACAGCGATGAGATCGCCGAATATGCCTTATCGCTGATCGAAGTTGATTATGAGCTGCTGCCGCTGCTGGAGGATGCAGAAGAGGCCATGCAGCCCGAAGCCATCCTGCTGCATGAAGAAGGCAATGTGCTGCATCGCACGGAATACCGCAAGGGCGATCCGGAAGCGGCTTTTGCGGGCTGTGCATATGTCGTGGAGGAGACCTACTGGACACCGCGTCAAATGCATACGTATATGGAGACCGAAGGAGGGCTCTTTATCCCGGAATCTAACGGGCGGCTCACCGTATACTCGGCAACCCAGCACGGTCTGATGGACCGCAAGCAGCTGTCGCGTATTCTGGCCATTCCCGAGGCTGATATCCGGGTCATCTCCAGTCCCATTGGCGGCTCCTTCGGCGGCAAGGATGAGCTGAATGTCCAGCCGTACGGAGCACTGCTGGCACTGCGGACCCGGCGTCCGGTACGGCTGCACAATTCACGTGCCGAATCTGTCCGCGCCGGCCTGAAGCGGCATCCGATGAAGATCTCCATGAAGACCGGCTGCAACAGTGAAGGAATTATTACCGCCCACAAGGTTCGGATCATTTCCGATACCGGAGCATATGCGACACTGGGCGCAGAGGTACTGAATTTTGCCACAGAGCATGTAGTGGGGCCCTATCAGATCGGGCATGTGGAGGTCGAGGGGTTTGCTGTGTATACCAACAACGGCGTATCCGGTGAATTCCGCGGGTTTGGCGGCAATCAGGCGATTTTTGCCCTGGAGGGCCAGGTTGACCGGCTGGCAGAGCAGCTGCAGCTGGATCCCTGGGAGCTGCGCCGCCGCAATATGCGGCGTTACGGCGATCCGGGGCCGCTGGGGCAGGAAATTGCCCAGACCCACGGTGCCATGCAGGTGTGGGAAGCGCTGGCTGCCTCGCCGCTGATGAAGGAAGCCGCAGGCCTTAGGGCTGATGCGGGAGAAGAGACTGCTGGGGCAGAGGCTTGCGGTGTTCCTGCCGCAAAGCCGGCTGAACCCTGGATCGTCACCGGCACCGGTGCGGCCATGGCTATGCATGGCGCAGGCCTCGGGTACGGAATACCCGATCCGGCCGGCGGGCGGCTGGTGCTGGCGCTGGACGGCAGGATCGAAGCTGTTTTCGGCTACGAAGAATTCGGGCAGGGCCTGATCGCCACGCTGGAGCAGATGCTGATTGAGCAGTTCGGGTTTGCCGCTTCTGATCTGCGGATAATTATCGGCGATACGGATGTGGTGCCTGACAGCGGATCGAGTACGGCCTCACGTTCCACGAGCATGATGTGGATGGCGCTCCGGCGGCTGCATCCCGGGTTCACGGCGCAGCTGCTGGAGGCTGCAGCTGCAGCTTCAGGCATACCGGCGGAGGGGCTAAAGCTTGGACCCGGGGGCATCTGGCCGGAAGAGGGTGGGATGCTGCTGTCCTATAAGGAGCTGGCACAAGGAATGGCTGAGCCGATGGTCTGCGAGACCGTCTTTAATTATCCGACCACTTCGCTGGAGAGAGTCGGGGCGCACTTCCTGTATACCTACTCTGCGATTGCCGTCAAAGTGGAAATCAATCTGCTGACCGGGCGGGTCCGGGTAACCGACCAGTATCATGCGGTAGCAGCCGGACCTGTCGCCAATCCTCAAGGGTATCTGGGACAGATCGAGGGCGGCAGCAGCATGGCTGTCGGTTTTACGCTATCTGAAGATGCAGTAATGGCAGGCGGCAGTTATGTTACGAAGAATATGGATACCTATCTGGTACCTACGATTGCTGATATGAACGGCAGCATCCAGGTGCAGGCTATCGAAGATTTGCCGGATCATGATACGTTCGGCCCCCGCGGCATCGGGGAGGTCGGATCGGTTAATCTGGCCCCTGCCGTCGCATCCGCCGTATTCCAGGCGGTACGAAAGCGGGTCAACCGGCTGCCGATTGAACCCGAATGGCTGCAGGATACACCTTTTATTCCGCAAAAGGCGGTGAAGACCTATGTCAGATAA